The following are encoded together in the Candidatus Tumulicola sp. genome:
- a CDS encoding aspartyl/asparaginyl beta-hydroxylase domain-containing protein, giving the protein MEPSLSESNMMEMLDSPLPARFSSYIAQLRQDGDGSQMLHYPGLTSKPWHDPTQFPLVLALENAAKQIAVEASAIDARAFHRETEPISRTGNWDVFFLYDRGRRHEANCSACPVTAQLIEEHRTVRDLAGLVYFSRMAPGTRVARHHGPTNVRLRCHLGIDVPPDCGIRVADESRSWTVGKCLVFDDSFLHEAWNDSTFTRAVLVVDVWHPDLTEEEVRLLQGLQRYAAGHGNQAARSWALNDAASATR; this is encoded by the coding sequence TTGGAACCTTCGCTTTCGGAGAGCAACATGATGGAGATGCTCGATTCGCCGCTTCCAGCGCGCTTTTCATCCTACATCGCTCAATTGCGACAGGATGGCGACGGCTCACAGATGTTGCATTACCCCGGCTTGACGTCGAAGCCGTGGCACGATCCCACACAGTTCCCTTTAGTACTAGCGCTCGAGAATGCGGCCAAGCAAATCGCGGTCGAAGCATCCGCTATCGACGCGCGCGCGTTCCACCGCGAAACGGAGCCAATTTCTCGAACGGGCAACTGGGACGTTTTCTTTCTATACGATCGTGGTCGCCGCCACGAAGCGAACTGTTCGGCTTGCCCTGTGACCGCACAACTTATCGAAGAGCACCGCACCGTTCGCGATCTGGCCGGCCTCGTCTATTTCTCGCGGATGGCACCCGGAACGCGCGTCGCACGCCATCACGGACCGACGAATGTACGACTGCGCTGCCATCTCGGGATCGATGTCCCACCGGATTGCGGGATACGCGTTGCGGACGAGTCGCGCTCTTGGACGGTTGGAAAATGCCTTGTCTTCGACGACAGCTTTCTGCACGAGGCGTGGAACGACAGTACTTTCACGCGGGCGGTTCTCGTCGTAGACGTGTGGCATCCGGATCTGACCGAAGAGGAGGTGCGGCTGCTACAAGGCCTTCAGCGATATGCAGCCGGGCACGGTAATCAGGCTGCACGGTCGTGGGCCCTCAACGACGCCGCTTCTGCTACACGGTAG
- a CDS encoding cupin domain-containing protein: MKKVTLRDKFDSFDETWQPKIVGELNDFHVKLVKVEGEFVWHHHEVEDELFMVIEGEIAMHYRDGDDERVERFGPGEFLIVPHSVEHKPVAALATELLLLEPKSTVNTGAATGDRTAHPEWI; this comes from the coding sequence ATGAAAAAAGTCACTCTTCGTGATAAATTTGACAGCTTCGACGAGACGTGGCAGCCGAAGATCGTCGGCGAGCTCAACGATTTTCACGTCAAGCTCGTGAAGGTTGAGGGAGAATTCGTCTGGCACCATCACGAGGTCGAAGACGAGTTGTTTATGGTGATCGAGGGCGAAATCGCGATGCACTATCGAGACGGCGACGACGAGCGAGTCGAACGCTTCGGTCCGGGCGAATTCTTAATCGTGCCACACAGCGTCGAGCACAAACCGGTTGCCGCGTTGGCAACCGAACTATTGTTGCTCGAGCCGAAATCCACGGTCAACACGGGCGCTGCCACTGGGGACCGGACCGCTCACCCCGAGTGGATATAG